The DNA region TCCCCGTCCTCGTGTCTCCAGCGGCCGGCCggctctgcctggggctggtTTCTCCATGCAGCCCATGGCCAGCATGTTCCGATGGGCAGGACGCTCAGTTTGGTGAAGGGTTAACCAGCGTGTCCATAGGTCGGCCGGGATGAGTGGTCATCCCGGGGGTCTCGTAGCAGGTCTGCAGCGGTCTCTGtctgctccccagggctctCCCTCCTCTCTGGCCTCCTTTCCAAAGGTCTCATGTCGTTTGCTTCTCCGttttttgcttccatttttcCCTCTAGACGGCTGGCGTTAACACGACAGACAAAGAAATGGAAGTCCTTCACTTAAGGAATGTCTCATTTGAGGATGCTGGGGAGTATACATGTTTGGCGGGTAATTCTATTGGGATCTCCCATCACTCTGCATGGTTGACAGTTCTCGAAGGTATATactcctcttcctttcctccctcctttccagCGTATGCATCACGGTCCGGGAGAGAGCGTTTCCCCCGTGGCCGTGGGACAGGGTGCGTGTCCCCCGCTGTGTCCCCCTCGCCCCCGATTGGGGTCTGTCCGCCGCTCTCTCCCTGGCCCACACGATGCATACTCAGGGTGTTTAACCACGGCTGTGTGTCGCTTCTGCTGCGCTGCGGGGccgctgtccctgtccccattgaTGCTGCTCCCCGGGCATCAATGCCGTGCGGGCCCCAGCCTGATAACTCCCCCAGGGAAGTTTTTGGGGCGCTGTgtgctggtggcttttcagCCAAAAGCTTTCCCCGTTATCAGGCGGTGCTTTGCCAGGTGTGCTCGGAGGTGGGACAAAACTCAGACTCCCTCTTACAGCTCTGTCTGGGGCTCTGTTCTTTGGGGGGGCCGCGttgggggtgctgctggggtgcaATGGCAGCTCCCACCCTGGCAGATTCACCGCGGTTTGCAGCCGTGCTGCACCGTGCCACGTGGCTGCGGCTGCTCTGCGCCCATTCATGGCACTGCCACCTCCTCTGCCACCAGCGGCCACCAAAGCGGGGTCTGTCCCACGGCAGGGGGGACGGCACCCTCCTCCCCGCCAGCCCAGGGGTcccgctgctgctggagctgcttctGCCTGCGCTGCCCGAGCTCTGACAGTCGTTATCGGTAACGCCCGGGCACCGCTGCGCAGCCCTTCCACCCCTCCATGCACAGGGTGACCCCCGGGCCCTGGGGGACCTGCAGCGGGCAGGGGACTCGTTGCCCAGGGGTGCCCatggtgccccatccctggcgGTGATGCAGGAGCATCCCGAGAGCTCTGTGACATGGCCCCTGTCCCCCCACTTCACACCTTCCCCAGCTGacccctccccagcccagagctccatcctgccctgggCACGTTGCTGGGATGCGGCAGAGACGTTGACCAGCCATGGGGCAAGGAGTTGGGGGTACCACACGCCTTCCCCACCAGggtgggtgctcagcaccccGGTCCCTGCCACACCCTGCACTGAGGTCCCCGGCGATGCACAGCGTGTCCCCACCGAGCATGGGGAGCAGCCCGGGCTCCCCAGCTccgctccccagccccaggggctGCGGGTGCTGATGCCCTGTTCACACTGACCCAGCTATCGAGGACACCCCGGCCATGATGACATCCCCCCTCTATCTGGAGATCATCATCTACTGCACCGGGGCCTTCCTCATCTCCTGCATGGTTGTGACCGTCATCATCTACAAGATGAAGAGCACCACCAAGAAGACGGACTTCAACAGCCAGCTGGCCGTGCACAAGCTGGCCAAGAGCATCCCCCTGCGCAGACAGGTAACAGAAAGTAGAGAGGGGGTTCGTTTGCACCTACTGCCCCTCCCGGAGGACCTGCCCTTGCTGGGGGGAGGTTTCAGGATGAGGATGATGGAGGGAGACCTGGGACCGTCTCCCCCTGCTGTATGTGCCACCCTCCCCAGCCGGTGGGGACCGTCAATGGGTTCTGAtgggctctgccctggcctgGCAGTGCAACGAGCCGGGGGGCTACACAGCCCCTCCTGGCCCGCCGGCGGGCTCAGCGGGATGCTGGGGACCCGCAAGGATTTACAGCAGTTTAACGTTCCAGCAGAGGAACACACCGAGGAGACAGAGAACTCCCAGGCTGTAGGTTTTTGTGGTATCAGCATGccagaaattaattaaaaattacttcatCTGGGTCCAGCATGGAAGCAGCGCTGGTGGGGCCCCACGTCTGCAGGCAGGGGGATGCGGGCAGGGGGATGGGGGCAGGGGAACGCGGGcaggggatgcaggcagggggtgcaggcagggttgGGGTGCAAAGGCTCCTGGTCAGCATCTCTGTGCAGTGCAGCACCGCGCCCTGCGCTGCGTGAAGGTAACCCACGgtcccccccggcccccgcaGGTCTCGGCCGACTCCAGCTCCTCCATGAACTCGGGCGTGATGCTGGTGCGGCCCTCGCGCCTCTCCTCCAGCGGCACCCCCATGCTGGCCGGCGTCTCCGAGTACGAGCTGCCCGAGGACCCGCGCTGGGAGCTGCCCCGCGACAGGTGACGTCCCGGCCCCGGGGACGCGGGTGGGAGCTGGTGGGGACGGCGGCGCTGCTGGGGGACCTGTCCCCTCACGGTCTGTGCCCCCAGGCTGATCCTGGGCAAGCCGCTGGGCGAAGGCTGCTTCGGGCAGGTGGTGCTGGCAGAAGCCATCGGCCTCGACAAGGACAAGCCCAACCGCGTCACCAAGGTGGCGGTGAAGATGCTCAAGTGTAAGTGGTGGCAAGAACGGGGGGTCCTGGTGCAATGCCACAACCCTGGCTGGGGGTGTGACACAGGGGGACCCAGCCTGCCCCCCCCGACCTCTGCCTACCCCCCGTTTTAGCTGACGCCACGGAGAAGGACTTGTCCGACCTCATCTCCGAGATGGAGATGATGAAGATGATCGGGAAGCACAAGAACATCATCAACCTGCTGGGTGCCTGCACGCAGGACGGTGAGGATGTGCGGGCCGGGGGGCTGACACTGTCCCTGGGGGGCTGGGACCCCTGTGCCGGGGTCTGGCCACTCACCCGCTGTCCCACAGGTCCCCTCTATGTCATTGTGGAGTACGCCAGCAAGGGCAACCTGCGGGAGTACCTGCAGGCGCGGCGGCCCCCGGGCATGGAGTACTGCTACAACCCCGCCCGCGTCCCCGAGGAGCAGCTCTCCTTCAAGGACCTGGTGTCCTGCGCGTACCAGGTGGCCCGTGGCATGGAGTACCTGGCCTCCAAGAAGGTGAGGGGCTCTCGGGGCGGGGGatgcacccagtgctcccagcccGGCTCATCGGGGGTCTTGGGGACCACCTGACGGCCCCGCGCTTGGTCAGTGCATCCACAGGGACCTGGCGGCCAGGAACGTGCTGGTGACCGAGGACAACGTCATGAAGATCGCTGACTTCGGGCTGGCCCGCGACATCCACCACATCGATTACTACAAGAAGACAACAAACGTGAGTGGTGGGCGATGGCAGCGGTGCTTGCCGTGCCGGGGATGACCCAGCGCGGTGGCACAACCAACGTGAGGCTTTATGGTGTCCCAGGGCCGCCTGCCGGTGAAGTGGATGGCCCCCGAGGCGCTCTTCGACCGAATCTACACCCACCAGAGCGATGTGTGAGTAGCAGCCACGGGACGTGTGCTCCCCGCCCGGCTTCACGGCgatgggctgggctggggggacccTCGCTTGTCCCGCTCGCTTGTCCCTTTCACCTGGGGGACACGGCCCGTCTTGGCCACCCCACCCAGCGCCACTCTCGCTGCCTGCGCTGCTGCCTGCATCTGGCAGCATCCCGCTGCCGTCCGCCCCGCTGCATCGCCCAGCACCCGCCGGTGAACACAATACGCGCCGCGGCAAAGGGCACCAGCTGTGATCCATCTTAATTACATGAAAACACAATTAGCACCAGCAGACAAAatacaggatgtttcaaaaagatgtaccccatttgaaatcactgtaccTCTGCAACCACGAACCGCCCATGAATAAAACCCTTATGGTGCGCACGGCAGCGGGAGGGAACACagagcatttataaaaatgttACGAAAATTTGATAACTCGTTAAACTGTTTGAAATTTTTGTGTGATTGTAACAcgttgggtccatctttttgaaacaccctgtgttTTGAATCACAATTATGTTTGGTGGTGGGACTCGTTTGCCGCTGTGCGTCAGCCGTCAGTGCTCGTCCCCCCCGCGGGTACGCGCAGCTTTGCGGAGGGGCTGTCCCCCACGCGGGTGTCACCCATGGGGGTCCGGTTCCCGGCAGGTGGTCCTTCGGCGTGCTGCTCTGGGAGATCTTCACGCTGGGCGGCTCGCCCTACCCCGGCGTGCCCGTCGAGGAGCTCTTCAAGCTGCTCAAGGAGGGGCACAGGATGGACAAGCCCAGCAACTGCACCAACGAGCTGTGAGCGCCgcaggggatggggacggggacggggggGGACACTGGCACCACCCCGCGTGCACATGTTCAGAGGCacttgcccagcagttcccttcAAAAACATCAGCTCAACCGTTTGTGATAATTGACACCTCCCTCTGGTATTTCCCAGTGTGGTGAACCCTGGGGTGACCCCAGCTCAGCTCCCCCCCCGTGCATCCccctcccagctcagctccccCCCCGTGCATCCCCCTCCCAAACAGCCCCGCGTCCCCCCCCGTGCATCCccctcccagctcagctccccctccccgtgcattcccctcccagctcagctcctgcccCGTGCATCCccctcccagctcagctccccTGCATCCCCCTCCCAAACAGCCCCGCGTCCCCCTGGTGGGTGGGCAGGCAGGGACTCCCTCCTTCCCACACAGGATTAGCCTTAAATATCCAATAGCATGTAAATATagataaatgtaaatatataaatacctATAAATATAAATAGATAAACATGTAAATGTATAAATACctacaaatacaaatatataaatataagtAGCATATAAAATGCAATAGCATCTTCAGCATCTTTGCTGGCCGCGGGCTCAGCCCTcgccccctgtgccccccaggtACATGATGATGCGGGACTGCTGGCACGCCGTCCCCTCGCAGAGACCCACCTTCAAGCAGCTGGTGGAGGACCTGGACAGGATCGTGGCCATGACCTCCAACCAGGTAGGAGAGACACGGCGCCAGCCCGCGCCCCCCGAGCCCTGCTGGGGTGTCCCCTCCGGGGATGTCCCCTCCCGAGCCctccgtgtcccccccaggAGTACCTGGACCTCTCGGTGCCACTGGACCAGTATTCCCCCGGCTTCCCGGCCACGCGcagctccacctgctcctcggGCGAGGACTCCGTGTTCTCCCACGACCCCCTCCCGGACGAGCCGTGCCTTCCCAAGCTGCCCCCCCAGCACACCAACGGCGGCCTGAAGCGACACTGAGGGTGGTCCTGCCACCGAGGACTGCTGCACCGCGCCGTGCCGTGCTGCGCCGTGCCCGCCGGCTGCCGCGCTCAGCCCTTGCAGGACAGGTTCAGAGCCAAACCGCAGCATCTCCCGTAACCAAACCCAcccacccctcctgctcctcctgccgccTCCGTCATCGCTCCCTGCAGCCCGAAGCTTTTGTTCTGATGGGTTTTTGGcgtttccttttgttttattgtttttaacgCAATTTTCCATGAACTCTGTGCTTGACTGTTTCCACTTGGTTACGCCAAAACCCTCTCCGGTGGGCAGCA from Columba livia isolate bColLiv1 breed racing homer chromosome 25, bColLiv1.pat.W.v2, whole genome shotgun sequence includes:
- the FGFR1 gene encoding fibroblast growth factor receptor 1 isoform X5 — its product is MLTWRCLILWAVLVTAALAAARPAPTLPEQDALPSAEDDDDEDDSSSEEKEADNTKPNQAIAPYWTYPEKMEKKLHAVPAAKTVKFKCPSSGTPNPTLRWLKNGKEFKPDHRIGGYKVRYATWSIIMDSVVPSDKGNYTCIVENKYGSINHTYQLDVVERSPHRPILQAGLPANKTVALGSNVEFVCKVYSDPQPHIQWLKHIEVNGSKIGPDNLPYVQILKHSGINSSDAEVLTLYNVTEAESGEYVCKVSNYIGEANQSAWLTVTRPLATAIEDTPAMMTSPLYLEIIIYCTGAFLISCMVVTVIIYKMKSTTKKTDFNSQLAVHKLAKSIPLRRQVTVSADSSSSMNSGVMLVRPSRLSSSGTPMLAGVSEYELPEDPRWELPRDRLILGKPLGEGCFGQVVLAEAIGLDKDKPNRVTKVAVKMLKSDATEKDLSDLISEMEMMKMIGKHKNIINLLGACTQDGPLYVIVEYASKGNLREYLQARRPPGMEYCYNPARVPEEQLSFKDLVSCAYQVARGMEYLASKKCIHRDLAARNVLVTEDNVMKIADFGLARDIHHIDYYKKTTNGRLPVKWMAPEALFDRIYTHQSDVWSFGVLLWEIFTLGGSPYPGVPVEELFKLLKEGHRMDKPSNCTNELYMMMRDCWHAVPSQRPTFKQLVEDLDRIVAMTSNQEYLDLSVPLDQYSPGFPATRSSTCSSGEDSVFSHDPLPDEPCLPKLPPQHTNGGLKRH
- the FGFR1 gene encoding fibroblast growth factor receptor 1 isoform X6, translating into MLTWRCLILWAVLVTAALAAARPAPTLPEQDALPSAEDDDDEDDSSSEEKEADNTKPNQAIAPYWTYPEKMEKKLHAVPAAKTVKFKCPSSGTPNPTLRWLKNGKEFKPDHRIGGYKVRYATWSIIMDSVVPSDKGNYTCIVENKYGSINHTYQLDVVERSPHRPILQAGLPANKTVALGSNVEFVCKVYSDPQPHIQWLKHIEVNGSKIGPDNLPYVQILKTAGVNTTDKEMEVLHLRNVSFEDAGEYTCLAGNSIGISHHSAWLTVLEAIEDTPAMMTSPLYLEIIIYCTGAFLISCMVVTVIIYKMKSTTKKTDFNSQLAVHKLAKSIPLRRQVTVSADSSSSMNSGVMLVRPSRLSSSGTPMLAGVSEYELPEDPRWELPRDRLILGKPLGEGCFGQVVLAEAIGLDKDKPNRVTKVAVKMLKSDATEKDLSDLISEMEMMKMIGKHKNIINLLGACTQDGPLYVIVEYASKGNLREYLQARRPPGMEYCYNPARVPEEQLSFKDLVSCAYQVARGMEYLASKKCIHRDLAARNVLVTEDNVMKIADFGLARDIHHIDYYKKTTNGRLPVKWMAPEALFDRIYTHQSDVWSFGVLLWEIFTLGGSPYPGVPVEELFKLLKEGHRMDKPSNCTNELYMMMRDCWHAVPSQRPTFKQLVEDLDRIVAMTSNQEYLDLSVPLDQYSPGFPATRSSTCSSGEDSVFSHDPLPDEPCLPKLPPQHTNGGLKRH
- the FGFR1 gene encoding fibroblast growth factor receptor 1 isoform X2 translates to MLTWRCLILWAVLVTAALAAARPAPTLPEQALPKAKIEVESYSAHPGDLLQLRCRLRDDVQSINWVRDGVQLAENNRTRITGEEVEVRDAVPEDSGLYACMTNSPSGSETTYFSVNVSDALPSAEDDDDEDDSSSEEKEADNTKPNQAIAPYWTYPEKMEKKLHAVPAAKTVKFKCPSSGTPNPTLRWLKNGKEFKPDHRIGGYKVRYATWSIIMDSVVPSDKGNYTCIVENKYGSINHTYQLDVVERSPHRPILQAGLPANKTVALGSNVEFVCKVYSDPQPHIQWLKHIEVNGSKIGPDNLPYVQILKTAGVNTTDKEMEVLHLRNVSFEDAGEYTCLAGNSIGISHHSAWLTVLEAIEDTPAMMTSPLYLEIIIYCTGAFLISCMVVTVIIYKMKSTTKKTDFNSQLAVHKLAKSIPLRRQVTVSADSSSSMNSGVMLVRPSRLSSSGTPMLAGVSEYELPEDPRWELPRDRLILGKPLGEGCFGQVVLAEAIGLDKDKPNRVTKVAVKMLKSDATEKDLSDLISEMEMMKMIGKHKNIINLLGACTQDGPLYVIVEYASKGNLREYLQARRPPGMEYCYNPARVPEEQLSFKDLVSCAYQVARGMEYLASKKCIHRDLAARNVLVTEDNVMKIADFGLARDIHHIDYYKKTTNGRLPVKWMAPEALFDRIYTHQSDVWSFGVLLWEIFTLGGSPYPGVPVEELFKLLKEGHRMDKPSNCTNELYMMMRDCWHAVPSQRPTFKQLVEDLDRIVAMTSNQEYLDLSVPLDQYSPGFPATRSSTCSSGEDSVFSHDPLPDEPCLPKLPPQHTNGGLKRH
- the FGFR1 gene encoding fibroblast growth factor receptor 1 isoform X3 encodes the protein MLTWRCLILWAVLVTAALAAARPAPTLPEQALPKAKIEVESYSAHPGDLLQLRCRLRDDVQSINWVRDGVQLAENNRTRITGEEVEVRDAVPEDSGLYACMTNSPSGSETTYFSVNVSDALPSAEDDDDEDDSSSEEKEADNTKPNQAIAPYWTYPEKMEKKLHAVPAAKTVKFKCPSSGTPNPTLRWLKNGKEFKPDHRIGGYKVRYATWSIIMDSVVPSDKGNYTCIVENKYGSINHTYQLDVVERSPHRPILQAGLPANKTVALGSNVEFVCKVYSDPQPHIQWLKHIEVNGSKIGPDNLPYVQILKHSGINSSDAEVLTLYNVTEAESGEYVCKVSNYIGEANQSAWLTVTRPLATAIEDTPAMMTSPLYLEIIIYCTGAFLISCMVVTVIIYKMKSTTKKTDFNSQLAVHKLAKSIPLRRQVSADSSSSMNSGVMLVRPSRLSSSGTPMLAGVSEYELPEDPRWELPRDRLILGKPLGEGCFGQVVLAEAIGLDKDKPNRVTKVAVKMLKSDATEKDLSDLISEMEMMKMIGKHKNIINLLGACTQDGPLYVIVEYASKGNLREYLQARRPPGMEYCYNPARVPEEQLSFKDLVSCAYQVARGMEYLASKKCIHRDLAARNVLVTEDNVMKIADFGLARDIHHIDYYKKTTNGRLPVKWMAPEALFDRIYTHQSDVWSFGVLLWEIFTLGGSPYPGVPVEELFKLLKEGHRMDKPSNCTNELYMMMRDCWHAVPSQRPTFKQLVEDLDRIVAMTSNQEYLDLSVPLDQYSPGFPATRSSTCSSGEDSVFSHDPLPDEPCLPKLPPQHTNGGLKRH
- the FGFR1 gene encoding fibroblast growth factor receptor 1 isoform X7 translates to MLTWRCLILWAVLVTAALAAARPAPTLPEQDALPSAEDDDDEDDSSSEEKEADNTKPNQAIAPYWTYPEKMEKKLHAVPAAKTVKFKCPSSGTPNPTLRWLKNGKEFKPDHRIGGYKVRYATWSIIMDSVVPSDKGNYTCIVENKYGSINHTYQLDVVERSPHRPILQAGLPANKTVALGSNVEFVCKVYSDPQPHIQWLKHIEVNGSKIGPDNLPYVQILKTAGVNTTDKEMEVLHLRNVSFEDAGEYTCLAGNSIGISHHSAWLTVLEAIEDTPAMMTSPLYLEIIIYCTGAFLISCMVVTVIIYKMKSTTKKTDFNSQLAVHKLAKSIPLRRQVSADSSSSMNSGVMLVRPSRLSSSGTPMLAGVSEYELPEDPRWELPRDRLILGKPLGEGCFGQVVLAEAIGLDKDKPNRVTKVAVKMLKSDATEKDLSDLISEMEMMKMIGKHKNIINLLGACTQDGPLYVIVEYASKGNLREYLQARRPPGMEYCYNPARVPEEQLSFKDLVSCAYQVARGMEYLASKKCIHRDLAARNVLVTEDNVMKIADFGLARDIHHIDYYKKTTNGRLPVKWMAPEALFDRIYTHQSDVWSFGVLLWEIFTLGGSPYPGVPVEELFKLLKEGHRMDKPSNCTNELYMMMRDCWHAVPSQRPTFKQLVEDLDRIVAMTSNQEYLDLSVPLDQYSPGFPATRSSTCSSGEDSVFSHDPLPDEPCLPKLPPQHTNGGLKRH
- the FGFR1 gene encoding fibroblast growth factor receptor 1 isoform X4, whose amino-acid sequence is MLTWRCLILWAVLVTAALAAARPAPTLPEQALPKAKIEVESYSAHPGDLLQLRCRLRDDVQSINWVRDGVQLAENNRTRITGEEVEVRDAVPEDSGLYACMTNSPSGSETTYFSVNVSDALPSAEDDDDEDDSSSEEKEADNTKPNQAIAPYWTYPEKMEKKLHAVPAAKTVKFKCPSSGTPNPTLRWLKNGKEFKPDHRIGGYKVRYATWSIIMDSVVPSDKGNYTCIVENKYGSINHTYQLDVVERSPHRPILQAGLPANKTVALGSNVEFVCKVYSDPQPHIQWLKHIEVNGSKIGPDNLPYVQILKTAGVNTTDKEMEVLHLRNVSFEDAGEYTCLAGNSIGISHHSAWLTVLEAIEDTPAMMTSPLYLEIIIYCTGAFLISCMVVTVIIYKMKSTTKKTDFNSQLAVHKLAKSIPLRRQVSADSSSSMNSGVMLVRPSRLSSSGTPMLAGVSEYELPEDPRWELPRDRLILGKPLGEGCFGQVVLAEAIGLDKDKPNRVTKVAVKMLKSDATEKDLSDLISEMEMMKMIGKHKNIINLLGACTQDGPLYVIVEYASKGNLREYLQARRPPGMEYCYNPARVPEEQLSFKDLVSCAYQVARGMEYLASKKCIHRDLAARNVLVTEDNVMKIADFGLARDIHHIDYYKKTTNGRLPVKWMAPEALFDRIYTHQSDVWSFGVLLWEIFTLGGSPYPGVPVEELFKLLKEGHRMDKPSNCTNELYMMMRDCWHAVPSQRPTFKQLVEDLDRIVAMTSNQEYLDLSVPLDQYSPGFPATRSSTCSSGEDSVFSHDPLPDEPCLPKLPPQHTNGGLKRH
- the FGFR1 gene encoding fibroblast growth factor receptor 1 isoform X1, encoding MLTWRCLILWAVLVTAALAAARPAPTLPEQALPKAKIEVESYSAHPGDLLQLRCRLRDDVQSINWVRDGVQLAENNRTRITGEEVEVRDAVPEDSGLYACMTNSPSGSETTYFSVNVSDALPSAEDDDDEDDSSSEEKEADNTKPNQAIAPYWTYPEKMEKKLHAVPAAKTVKFKCPSSGTPNPTLRWLKNGKEFKPDHRIGGYKVRYATWSIIMDSVVPSDKGNYTCIVENKYGSINHTYQLDVVERSPHRPILQAGLPANKTVALGSNVEFVCKVYSDPQPHIQWLKHIEVNGSKIGPDNLPYVQILKHSGINSSDAEVLTLYNVTEAESGEYVCKVSNYIGEANQSAWLTVTRPLATAIEDTPAMMTSPLYLEIIIYCTGAFLISCMVVTVIIYKMKSTTKKTDFNSQLAVHKLAKSIPLRRQVTVSADSSSSMNSGVMLVRPSRLSSSGTPMLAGVSEYELPEDPRWELPRDRLILGKPLGEGCFGQVVLAEAIGLDKDKPNRVTKVAVKMLKSDATEKDLSDLISEMEMMKMIGKHKNIINLLGACTQDGPLYVIVEYASKGNLREYLQARRPPGMEYCYNPARVPEEQLSFKDLVSCAYQVARGMEYLASKKCIHRDLAARNVLVTEDNVMKIADFGLARDIHHIDYYKKTTNGRLPVKWMAPEALFDRIYTHQSDVWSFGVLLWEIFTLGGSPYPGVPVEELFKLLKEGHRMDKPSNCTNELYMMMRDCWHAVPSQRPTFKQLVEDLDRIVAMTSNQEYLDLSVPLDQYSPGFPATRSSTCSSGEDSVFSHDPLPDEPCLPKLPPQHTNGGLKRH